In Streptomyces hawaiiensis, one genomic interval encodes:
- a CDS encoding response regulator transcription factor — MEQTQTSHNGSATATPGAQRRVLVVEDDPTIVDAIATRLRAEGFLVQTAGDGPAAVDTAEAWQPDLLILDIMLPGFDGLEVCRRVQAARPVPVMMLTARDDETDMLVGLGVGADDYMTKPFSMRELAARVHVLLRRVERAAIAAATPRSGILRLGELEIDHAQRRVRVRSEDVHLTPTEFDLLVCLANTPRAVLSREQLLAEVWDWADASGTRTVDSHIKALRRKIGAERIRTVHGVGYALETPTP; from the coding sequence ATGGAGCAGACACAGACCTCCCACAACGGTTCGGCGACGGCTACTCCGGGCGCACAGCGCCGGGTCCTGGTGGTCGAGGACGACCCGACGATCGTGGACGCCATCGCGACCCGCCTGCGGGCCGAGGGATTCCTCGTGCAAACAGCGGGTGACGGTCCGGCCGCGGTCGACACGGCCGAGGCCTGGCAGCCCGACCTGCTGATCCTCGACATCATGCTGCCCGGCTTCGACGGTCTGGAGGTCTGCCGGCGCGTGCAGGCCGCCCGCCCGGTGCCGGTGATGATGCTCACCGCGCGGGACGACGAGACCGACATGCTGGTCGGGCTCGGCGTCGGCGCCGACGACTACATGACCAAGCCGTTCTCCATGCGGGAACTGGCGGCGCGTGTGCACGTGCTGCTGCGCCGGGTGGAGCGGGCGGCCATCGCGGCGGCCACCCCCCGCTCCGGCATTCTGCGCCTGGGCGAGCTGGAGATCGACCACGCGCAGCGCCGGGTCCGGGTGCGCAGCGAGGACGTCCACCTCACGCCCACCGAGTTCGACCTGCTGGTCTGCCTGGCGAACACCCCGCGTGCGGTGCTCTCCCGTGAGCAGCTGCTCGCCGAGGTCTGGGACTGGGCGGACGCCTCCGGCACCCGCACGGTCGACAGCCACATCAAGGCGCTGCGGCGGAAGATCGGCGCCGAGCGGATCCGCACGGTGCACGGCGTGGGTTACGCCCTGGAGACCCCGACGCCATGA
- a CDS encoding HAMP domain-containing sensor histidine kinase, translated as MSGGPAGRRNPGEPDPWGGVSPFSIKTKLGALVVISVLITTGLSVIAVHTKTELRFITVFSMIATLLITQFVAHSLTAPLDEMTAVARSISQGDYTRRTRENRRDELGDLAVTINAMADELEAQDSQRKELVANVSHELRTPIAGLRAVLENIVDGVTQADPETMRTALKQTERLGRLVETLLDLSRLDNGVVPLKQRRFEVWPYLSGVLKEANMVASVRAGIATGSGSHTRTDVHLHLDVHPPELTAHADPERIHQVVANLIDNAVKHSPPHGRVTVKARRGALPESLELEVLDEGPGIPKSEWHRVFERFNRGSAKRPQGPGSDGGTGLGLAIARWAVDLHGGRIGVAESERGCRILVTLPGLSSVPS; from the coding sequence ATGAGCGGCGGGCCGGCCGGACGGAGAAACCCCGGGGAGCCGGATCCCTGGGGCGGGGTGAGCCCCTTCTCGATCAAGACCAAGCTGGGCGCGCTCGTCGTCATCTCGGTGCTGATCACCACAGGTCTGTCGGTGATCGCGGTGCACACGAAGACGGAGCTGCGCTTCATCACGGTCTTCTCGATGATCGCCACGCTTCTCATTACGCAGTTCGTGGCCCATTCGCTCACCGCACCGCTGGACGAGATGACCGCGGTGGCCCGTTCCATCTCGCAGGGCGACTACACCCGCAGGACGCGGGAGAACCGCCGTGACGAGCTGGGCGACCTGGCCGTGACGATCAACGCCATGGCCGACGAGCTGGAGGCGCAGGACAGCCAGCGCAAGGAGCTGGTGGCGAACGTCTCGCACGAGCTGCGCACACCCATCGCGGGTCTGCGCGCGGTGCTGGAGAACATCGTCGACGGCGTCACGCAGGCCGACCCGGAGACGATGCGCACGGCGCTGAAGCAGACCGAGCGCCTCGGCCGGCTGGTGGAGACGCTGCTGGACCTGTCCCGCCTGGACAACGGCGTCGTACCGCTGAAACAGCGGCGGTTCGAGGTGTGGCCGTATCTGTCCGGCGTGCTGAAGGAGGCCAACATGGTCGCCTCCGTGCGCGCGGGCATCGCCACCGGCTCGGGCAGTCACACCCGTACGGACGTCCATCTGCACCTCGACGTCCACCCGCCGGAGTTGACCGCGCACGCGGACCCCGAGCGCATTCACCAAGTCGTCGCCAATCTCATCGACAACGCGGTCAAGCACAGCCCGCCGCACGGCCGGGTGACGGTCAAGGCGCGGCGCGGCGCCTTGCCGGAGTCGCTGGAGCTGGAGGTCCTGGACGAGGGCCCCGGCATTCCGAAGTCCGAGTGGCACCGCGTCTTCGAGCGGTTCAACCGCGGCAGCGCAAAGCGGCCGCAGGGGCCGGGCAGCGACGGCGGCACGGGCCTCGGCCTGGCGATCGCCCGCTGGGCGGTCGACCTGCACGGGGGCCGGATCGGAGTGGCCGAATCCGAGCGAGGTTGCCGGATTCTTGTCACTCTCCCGGGACTGTCATCTGTGCCAAGTTGA
- a CDS encoding GNAT family N-acetyltransferase gives MDATVQAWVNGWVVSRGAAPPMSEPWGWTIDMGMYGHVTRHVFGATGDDLDETTVRKVAGAVTGNGVWLKAFRDPSVVSGWLDDDWWIDPEPGYLMTVPLTTDVAPAAPDGYRLREWSRGGVTRLMVAAPDGSLAARGQITPTGETAVADQIETAPEHRRKGLGSLVMRTLQNAAVRQGARTGVLAGTPAGRGLYEALGWEVVALLTSAKHGPPASART, from the coding sequence ATGGACGCGACCGTGCAGGCGTGGGTGAACGGATGGGTCGTGTCACGCGGGGCCGCTCCGCCCATGAGCGAGCCGTGGGGCTGGACGATCGACATGGGGATGTACGGGCACGTCACGCGGCACGTGTTCGGCGCGACGGGCGACGACCTCGACGAGACGACCGTCCGCAAGGTGGCCGGCGCGGTGACCGGGAACGGCGTGTGGCTGAAGGCGTTCCGGGATCCGTCGGTGGTCTCCGGCTGGCTGGACGACGACTGGTGGATCGACCCCGAGCCCGGTTATCTGATGACGGTCCCGCTGACGACGGACGTCGCTCCGGCCGCTCCCGACGGCTACCGGCTGCGCGAGTGGTCGCGCGGCGGAGTGACCCGCCTGATGGTGGCCGCGCCGGACGGGTCCCTGGCGGCACGTGGACAGATCACCCCGACGGGCGAGACCGCCGTCGCCGACCAGATCGAGACGGCCCCCGAACACCGCCGCAAAGGGCTGGGCAGTCTCGTCATGCGGACGTTGCAGAACGCCGCCGTCCGGCAGGGGGCGCGGACCGGTGTCCTGGCCGGGACCCCCGCGGGGCGAGGGCTCTACGAGGCGTTGGGCTGGGAGGTGGTGGCCCTGCTGACCAGTGCCAAGCACGGCCCGCCGGCCTCCGCTCGGACCTGA
- a CDS encoding MarR family winged helix-turn-helix transcriptional regulator — protein MREEGNDGHRGTGVAGSGVDQPAFLALERELTVLLRRARASQGEMAREVHPDLESSAYGLLVRLDECGQQRATELAAYIGVGKATMSRQLRALEELGLVAREPDPADGRAWLVALTQEGRDRVRRVREARRARYAGRLADWDSREVTELARLLNQLNRGMDK, from the coding sequence GTGCGCGAGGAAGGCAACGACGGACACCGCGGCACCGGTGTGGCCGGAAGCGGTGTGGATCAGCCCGCCTTCCTGGCGCTGGAGCGCGAGCTGACCGTGCTGCTGCGGCGCGCCCGGGCCAGCCAGGGCGAGATGGCCCGCGAGGTCCACCCCGACCTGGAGTCGTCCGCGTACGGCCTGCTCGTACGGCTGGACGAGTGCGGACAGCAGCGGGCCACCGAGCTCGCCGCCTACATCGGAGTCGGCAAGGCGACGATGTCCCGCCAGCTGCGGGCCCTGGAGGAACTCGGGCTGGTCGCGCGCGAGCCCGACCCCGCCGACGGACGCGCCTGGCTCGTCGCCCTCACCCAGGAGGGCCGCGACCGCGTCCGCCGGGTCCGGGAGGCCCGCCGCGCCCGCTACGCCGGCCGCCTGGCCGACTGGGACTCCCGCGAGGTCACGGAACTGGCCCGGCTGCTGAACCAGCTCAACCGCGGCATGGACAAGTAG
- the lon gene encoding endopeptidase La — translation MASTSTPLTLPVLPLDGEVVLPGMVVPLDLSDSEVRAAVEAAQAAARSTPGKPRVLLVPRIDGTYANTGVLGTVEQVGRLADGDPGALIRGRSRVRIGAGTTGPGAALWVEGTRVDDTVPDPLPGQVAELVKEYKALATAWLRKRGAWQVVDRVQAIDDVSALADNSGYSPFLTTDQKVELLETADPVARLKLATQQLRDHLAEQDVAESIAKDVQEGVDKQQREFLLRRQLEAVRKELRELNGEQEGEESDDYRTRVEAADLPEKVREAALKEVDKLERSSDQSPEGSWIRTWLDTVLEMPWNERTEDAYDIRGAKAVLDAEHSGLEDVKERITEYLAVRKRRDDRGLGVVGGRRGGAVLALVGPPGVGKTSLGESVAHAMGRKFVRVALGGVRDEAEIRGHRRTYVGALPGRVVRAIKEAGSMNPVVLLDEIDKVGSDFRGDPAAALLEVLDPAQNHTFRDHYLEVELDLSDVVFLATANVLEAIPEALADRMEIVRLDGYTEDEKVVIARDHLLPRQLERAGLDKDEVTLDEGALRKLAGEYTREAGVRTLERSVARLLRKIAAQHELGERKLPFTVRDEDLRDLIGRPHHVPESAQDPAERRTSVPGVATGLAVTGAGGDVLFVEASLADPETGAAGLTLTGQLGDVMKESAQIALSFLRSHGAELELPVADLKDRGVHIHFPAGAVPKDGPSAGITMTTALASLLSGRLVRTDVAMTGEVSLTGRVLPIGGVKQKLLAAHRAGVTTVIIPKRNEPDLDDVPAEVLDTLDVHAVTDVRQVLELALAPATSGAVPEVPVAA, via the coding sequence ATGGCTTCGACGTCCACACCGCTCACCCTGCCCGTACTGCCGCTCGACGGAGAGGTCGTGCTGCCCGGGATGGTGGTCCCGCTGGACCTGAGCGATTCCGAGGTCCGTGCCGCGGTGGAGGCCGCTCAGGCCGCTGCCCGGTCAACGCCCGGCAAGCCCCGGGTACTCCTGGTGCCACGCATCGACGGGACCTACGCGAACACCGGTGTCCTCGGCACCGTCGAGCAGGTCGGCCGGCTCGCCGACGGCGACCCGGGCGCCCTGATCCGCGGCCGGAGCCGGGTGCGCATCGGCGCGGGGACGACCGGTCCCGGCGCCGCCCTCTGGGTCGAGGGCACCCGCGTGGACGACACCGTGCCGGACCCCCTGCCCGGACAGGTCGCCGAACTGGTCAAGGAGTACAAGGCCCTCGCCACCGCCTGGCTGCGCAAGCGCGGCGCCTGGCAGGTCGTCGACCGGGTCCAGGCGATCGACGACGTCTCGGCACTCGCCGACAACTCCGGCTACTCGCCCTTCCTGACCACCGACCAGAAGGTCGAACTGCTGGAGACCGCCGACCCGGTGGCCCGGCTCAAGCTCGCCACCCAGCAGCTGCGCGACCACCTCGCCGAGCAGGACGTGGCGGAGTCCATCGCCAAGGACGTCCAGGAGGGCGTCGACAAGCAGCAGCGCGAGTTCCTGCTGCGACGGCAGCTGGAAGCCGTCCGCAAGGAGCTGCGCGAGCTCAACGGCGAGCAGGAGGGCGAGGAGTCCGACGACTACCGCACCCGCGTGGAGGCCGCCGACCTGCCCGAGAAGGTCCGCGAGGCCGCGCTCAAGGAGGTCGACAAGCTGGAGCGGTCCTCCGACCAGTCGCCGGAGGGCTCCTGGATCCGCACCTGGCTCGACACGGTCCTGGAGATGCCGTGGAACGAGCGCACCGAGGACGCGTACGACATCCGGGGCGCCAAGGCGGTCCTGGACGCCGAGCACTCCGGCCTCGAGGACGTGAAGGAACGCATCACCGAGTACCTGGCGGTGCGCAAGCGCCGTGACGACCGAGGCCTGGGCGTGGTCGGCGGGCGGCGCGGCGGTGCCGTGCTCGCGCTCGTCGGGCCGCCCGGCGTCGGCAAGACCAGCCTGGGCGAGTCCGTCGCCCACGCCATGGGCCGCAAGTTCGTCCGCGTCGCCCTCGGCGGTGTGCGGGACGAGGCCGAGATCCGCGGACACCGGCGTACGTACGTCGGCGCGCTGCCGGGCCGGGTCGTACGGGCCATCAAGGAGGCCGGGTCGATGAACCCGGTCGTGCTGCTCGACGAGATCGACAAGGTGGGCTCGGACTTCCGGGGCGACCCGGCCGCGGCCCTGCTGGAGGTGCTCGACCCGGCGCAGAACCACACCTTCCGGGACCACTACCTGGAGGTCGAGCTGGACCTGTCGGACGTGGTCTTCCTCGCGACCGCCAACGTCCTGGAGGCGATCCCGGAGGCTCTGGCCGACCGGATGGAGATCGTCCGCCTGGACGGCTACACCGAGGACGAGAAGGTCGTCATCGCCCGTGACCACCTGCTCCCGCGCCAGCTGGAGCGGGCCGGGCTGGACAAGGACGAGGTGACCCTCGACGAGGGCGCGCTGCGCAAGCTCGCCGGCGAGTACACACGCGAGGCGGGCGTGCGCACCCTGGAGCGGTCCGTCGCACGGCTGCTGCGCAAGATCGCCGCCCAGCACGAACTGGGCGAGCGGAAGCTGCCGTTCACCGTCCGGGACGAGGACCTGCGCGACCTGATCGGCCGGCCGCACCACGTGCCCGAGTCCGCCCAGGACCCCGCCGAGCGGCGGACGTCCGTGCCGGGCGTGGCGACCGGGCTCGCGGTGACCGGGGCGGGCGGTGACGTGCTGTTCGTCGAGGCGTCGCTGGCCGACCCGGAGACGGGAGCGGCCGGGCTGACCCTGACCGGTCAGCTGGGCGACGTGATGAAGGAGTCCGCACAGATCGCGCTGAGCTTCCTGCGCTCCCACGGCGCCGAGCTCGAACTGCCGGTGGCCGATCTGAAGGACCGGGGCGTGCACATCCACTTCCCGGCGGGCGCGGTCCCCAAGGACGGCCCGAGCGCCGGCATCACGATGACGACGGCCCTCGCGTCCCTGCTGTCCGGCCGGCTGGTCCGCACGGACGTGGCGATGACCGGCGAGGTCTCGCTGACCGGGCGGGTCCTGCCGATCGGCGGTGTGAAGCAGAAGCTGCTCGCCGCGCACCGGGCGGGTGTCACCACGGTGATCATCCCCAAGCGCAACGAGCCCGACCTGGACGACGTCCCGGCGGAGGTGCTGGACACGCTCGACGTCCACGCCGTCACCGACGTCCGCCAGGTCCTGGAACTGGCGCTGGCGCCCGCGACGAGCGGCGCGGTGCCGGAGGTTCCGGTCGCGGCGTGA
- a CDS encoding spermidine synthase, which translates to MPTPYDIPDVLDRREGPHGEVVLRRHGERLEIIANGCFLMDTSDGRSERRLVDAALEALAGRDHPDVLIGGLGVGFSLAHAAADPRWGGITVVEREHAIVEWHLDGPLAALSGPALADPRTEIVEADLVAHVNETSDTYDALCLDIDNGPGWTVTEGNGNLYREAGLASCARVLRPGGVLAVWSAQPSPEFEETLRNAGFQQVRTEEIPVARGVPDVVHLAISPG; encoded by the coding sequence ATGCCTACCCCGTACGACATTCCCGATGTACTGGACCGACGCGAGGGCCCGCACGGTGAGGTGGTGCTGCGGCGGCACGGAGAGCGGCTGGAGATCATCGCCAACGGCTGTTTCCTGATGGACACCTCCGACGGCCGCTCGGAGCGGCGGCTGGTCGACGCGGCCCTGGAAGCCCTGGCCGGCCGGGACCACCCCGACGTCCTGATCGGCGGACTCGGCGTCGGTTTCTCCCTCGCGCACGCCGCGGCGGACCCGCGCTGGGGAGGGATCACGGTGGTGGAACGGGAGCACGCGATCGTCGAGTGGCATCTCGACGGCCCGCTCGCCGCCCTCTCCGGCCCGGCCCTGGCGGACCCCCGCACGGAAATCGTCGAGGCTGATCTCGTCGCACACGTCAATGAGACATCCGACACGTACGACGCCCTGTGCCTCGACATCGACAACGGACCCGGCTGGACCGTCACGGAGGGCAACGGAAATCTCTACCGGGAGGCCGGACTGGCAAGCTGCGCAAGGGTGTTGAGGCCGGGCGGTGTTCTCGCCGTCTGGTCCGCCCAGCCATCACCGGAATTCGAAGAAACCTTGCGGAATGCCGGGTTCCAACAGGTGCGTACCGAAGAGATCCCGGTTGCCCGGGGCGTTCCGGACGTCGTGCACCTCGCCATCAGCCCTGGATAG
- a CDS encoding rhomboid-like protein, translated as MERTAPPHETAAPTPTGAPVSEVSGLLDGVPRQRGPHGTAGAGMRAPVPAAAPRSRTLRPWRLLPTPTGTPFTFGYAIVLCLTSLISAYADPALVHALLQASSTDVTHLVRTPELVLIGSALWVAGGVNSPFAIAFVLVLTALERRIGGLRTAAVFLLGHVLATLATEVPVGLAVLAGHLPGSSLHRLDYGVSFGVAAGIGALAGLLPLWLRLPLLAGFGWMLLQDLVAFADPMTNWGHLIALGIGIATWPVARRWGVRRLGPAGG; from the coding sequence TTGGAACGCACCGCGCCGCCCCACGAGACGGCCGCACCCACGCCGACGGGCGCGCCCGTCTCCGAGGTGTCGGGGCTGCTGGACGGGGTGCCGCGGCAGCGGGGTCCGCACGGAACGGCGGGCGCGGGAATGCGGGCGCCCGTCCCGGCGGCCGCGCCCCGGTCACGGACGCTCCGCCCCTGGCGACTGTTGCCCACCCCGACGGGAACGCCGTTCACCTTCGGATACGCGATCGTCCTCTGTCTCACCTCGCTGATCTCCGCGTACGCGGACCCGGCCCTGGTGCACGCCCTGCTCCAGGCCTCCAGCACGGACGTGACCCACCTGGTGCGCACGCCGGAACTGGTGCTGATCGGCAGCGCGCTGTGGGTCGCGGGCGGGGTGAACTCGCCGTTCGCCATCGCCTTCGTGCTGGTGCTGACCGCGCTGGAACGGCGGATCGGGGGTCTGCGCACGGCTGCTGTCTTTCTCCTGGGGCACGTCCTCGCCACCCTGGCGACCGAGGTGCCCGTGGGGCTCGCCGTCCTGGCCGGGCACCTTCCCGGCAGCTCCCTGCACCGCCTCGACTACGGCGTCAGCTTCGGCGTCGCCGCCGGCATCGGCGCCCTGGCCGGCCTCCTGCCGCTGTGGCTGCGCCTGCCGCTGCTGGCCGGCTTCGGCTGGATGCTCCTCCAGGACCTGGTCGCCTTCGCCGACCCGATGACGAACTGGGGGCATCTGATCGCCCTGGGCATCGGGATCGCGACCTGGCCGGTGGCCCGGCGGTGGGGCGTGAGGCGCCTCGGGCCCGCCGGGGGCTGA
- a CDS encoding multifunctional oxoglutarate decarboxylase/oxoglutarate dehydrogenase thiamine pyrophosphate-binding subunit/dihydrolipoyllysine-residue succinyltransferase subunit, protein MSPQSPSNSSISTDTDQAGKNPAASFGANEWLVDEIYQQYLQDPNSVDRAWWDFFADYKPGAAAASAPAGTAAAGAAGTTTAQAAAPAAPAQAPAPAAEKPAAAPAPASAPAQAKPAAQAPAQAPAPAKAAPVAKPAAAKPATPAKKAEPAGEAPAGPEQIVLRGPAAAVAKNMNASLEVPTATSVRAVPVKLLFDNRIVINNHLKRARGGKISFTHLIGYAMVQAIKAMPSMNYSFAEKDGKPTLVKPEHINFGLAIDLVKPNGDRQLVVAGIKKAETLNFFEFWQAYEDIVRRARDGKLGMDDFTGVTVSLTNPGGLGTVHSVPRLMPGQSVIMGVGSMDYPAEFQGTSQDTLNKLGISKVMTLTSTYDHRVIQGAASGEFLRIVANLLLGENGFYDDIFEALRIPYEPVRWLKDIDASHDDDVTKAARVFELIHSYRVRGHVMADTDPLEYQQRKHPDLDITEHGLTLWDLEREFAVGGFAGKSMMKLRDILGVLRDSYCRTTGIEFMHIQDPKQRKWIQDRVERPHTKPEREEQLRILRRLNAAEAFETFLQTKYVGQKRFSLEGGESVIPLLDAVLDSAAESRLDEVVVGMAHRGRLNVLANIVGKSYAQIFREFEGNLDPKSMHGSGDVKYHLGAEGTFTGLDGEQIKVSLVANPSHLEAVDPVLEGVSRAKQDIINKGGTDFTVLPVAIHGDAAFAGQGVVAETLNMSQLRGYRTGGTVHIVINNQVGFTAAPESSRSSMYATDVARMIEAPIFHVNGDDPEAVVRVARLAFEFRQAFNKDVVIDLICYRRRGHNESDNPAFTQPLMYDLIDKKRSVRKLYTESLIGRGDITLEEAEQALQDYQGQLEKVFTEVREATSQPNIVETSDPQAEFPVAVNTAVTTEVVKRIAESQVNIPDHITVHPRLLPQLQRRASMVEDGTIDWGMGETLAIGSLLLEGVPVRLAGQDSQRGTFGQRHAVIIDRSTGEEYTPLQYLSEDQARLNVYNSLLSEYAAMGFEYGYSLARPEALVMWEAQFGDFVNGAQTVVDEFISSAEQKWAQTSGVVLLLPHGYEGQGPDHSSARPERFLQMCAQNNMTVAMPTSPSNYFHLLRWQSHNPHHKPLVVFTPKSMLRLKAAAAKAEEFTTGQFQPVIGDASVDPAAVRKVVFCAGKVYYDLEAERQKRGVTDTAIIRIERLYPLPGTELQAEIKKYPNAEKYLWAQEEPANQGAWPFIALNLIDHLDLAVGADVPHGERLRRISRPHGSSPAVGSAKRHQAEQEQLVREVFEA, encoded by the coding sequence GTGTCGCCACAGTCCCCCAGTAACTCGAGCATCTCGACCGACACCGACCAAGCGGGGAAGAACCCTGCCGCGTCGTTCGGTGCCAACGAGTGGCTCGTCGACGAGATCTATCAGCAGTACCTCCAGGACCCGAATTCGGTAGACCGAGCCTGGTGGGACTTCTTCGCCGACTACAAGCCGGGCGCCGCTGCCGCCTCGGCTCCGGCGGGTACCGCGGCCGCGGGGGCCGCGGGGACCACCACCGCTCAGGCGGCCGCTCCGGCCGCTCCGGCCCAGGCCCCCGCCCCGGCGGCCGAGAAGCCCGCCGCCGCTCCGGCCCCCGCCTCGGCTCCGGCCCAGGCGAAGCCCGCCGCGCAGGCTCCGGCTCAGGCCCCCGCTCCGGCGAAGGCCGCCCCCGTCGCGAAGCCGGCCGCCGCCAAGCCGGCCACTCCCGCGAAGAAGGCCGAGCCCGCCGGCGAGGCCCCCGCGGGCCCCGAGCAGATCGTGCTGCGCGGCCCCGCCGCCGCGGTCGCGAAGAACATGAACGCCTCCCTGGAGGTGCCCACGGCCACGTCCGTGCGCGCGGTCCCGGTGAAGCTGCTCTTCGACAACCGCATCGTCATCAACAACCACCTGAAGCGGGCCCGGGGCGGGAAGATCTCCTTCACGCACCTGATCGGCTACGCGATGGTGCAGGCCATCAAGGCCATGCCGTCGATGAACTACTCCTTCGCGGAGAAGGACGGCAAGCCCACCCTGGTCAAGCCGGAGCACATCAACTTCGGCCTCGCCATCGACCTGGTCAAGCCCAACGGCGACCGTCAGCTCGTGGTGGCGGGCATCAAGAAGGCCGAGACGCTGAACTTCTTCGAGTTCTGGCAGGCCTACGAGGACATCGTCCGCCGCGCCCGCGACGGCAAGCTGGGCATGGACGACTTCACCGGCGTGACGGTCTCCCTGACCAACCCCGGCGGCCTCGGCACGGTCCACTCCGTGCCGCGTCTGATGCCCGGCCAGTCGGTCATCATGGGCGTCGGCTCCATGGACTACCCGGCCGAGTTCCAGGGCACGTCCCAGGACACGCTGAACAAGCTCGGCATCTCGAAGGTCATGACGCTCACGTCGACCTACGACCACCGGGTGATCCAGGGCGCGGCCTCCGGCGAGTTCCTGCGGATCGTCGCGAACCTCCTCCTCGGTGAGAACGGCTTCTACGACGACATCTTCGAGGCGCTGCGCATCCCCTACGAGCCGGTCCGCTGGCTCAAGGACATCGACGCGTCCCACGACGACGACGTCACCAAGGCCGCCCGCGTCTTCGAGCTGATCCACTCCTACCGGGTCCGCGGCCACGTCATGGCCGACACCGACCCGCTGGAGTACCAGCAGCGCAAGCACCCCGACCTGGACATCACCGAGCACGGCCTCACGCTCTGGGACCTGGAGCGCGAGTTCGCCGTCGGCGGCTTCGCCGGCAAGTCGATGATGAAGCTGCGCGACATCCTCGGCGTCCTGCGCGACTCGTACTGCCGCACCACCGGCATCGAGTTCATGCACATCCAGGACCCGAAGCAGCGCAAGTGGATCCAGGACCGCGTCGAGCGCCCGCACACCAAGCCGGAGCGCGAGGAGCAGCTGCGCATCCTGCGCCGGCTGAACGCCGCGGAGGCCTTCGAGACCTTCCTGCAGACGAAGTACGTCGGCCAGAAGCGCTTCTCCCTGGAGGGCGGCGAGTCCGTCATCCCGCTGCTGGACGCCGTGCTGGACTCGGCCGCCGAGTCCCGCCTGGACGAGGTCGTCGTGGGCATGGCCCACCGCGGCCGCCTGAACGTCCTCGCCAACATCGTCGGCAAGTCGTACGCGCAGATCTTCCGCGAGTTCGAGGGCAACCTCGACCCGAAGTCGATGCACGGCTCCGGCGACGTGAAGTACCACCTGGGCGCCGAGGGCACCTTCACCGGCCTCGACGGCGAGCAGATCAAGGTCTCCCTGGTCGCGAACCCGTCGCACCTCGAAGCCGTCGACCCGGTCCTGGAGGGCGTCTCGCGCGCCAAGCAGGACATCATCAACAAGGGCGGCACGGACTTCACGGTCCTGCCGGTGGCGATCCACGGCGACGCGGCCTTCGCGGGCCAGGGCGTGGTGGCCGAGACCCTGAACATGTCGCAGCTGCGCGGCTACCGCACCGGCGGTACGGTCCACATCGTCATCAACAACCAGGTCGGCTTCACGGCGGCCCCCGAGTCCTCGCGTTCCTCCATGTACGCGACGGACGTGGCCCGCATGATCGAGGCCCCGATCTTCCACGTGAACGGCGACGACCCGGAGGCCGTGGTCCGCGTGGCCCGTCTGGCCTTCGAGTTCCGCCAGGCGTTCAACAAGGACGTGGTGATCGACCTCATCTGCTACCGCCGTCGCGGTCACAACGAGTCGGACAACCCGGCCTTCACCCAGCCGCTGATGTACGACCTGATCGACAAGAAGCGCTCGGTGCGCAAGCTCTACACCGAATCCCTCATCGGTCGCGGCGACATCACCCTGGAAGAGGCAGAGCAGGCGCTGCAGGACTACCAGGGCCAGCTGGAGAAGGTCTTCACAGAGGTTCGCGAGGCCACCTCGCAGCCGAACATCGTGGAGACGTCCGACCCGCAGGCCGAGTTCCCGGTCGCCGTGAACACCGCGGTGACCACGGAGGTCGTCAAGCGCATCGCCGAGTCGCAGGTCAACATCCCCGACCACATCACCGTCCACCCGCGTCTGCTGCCGCAGCTGCAGCGCCGGGCGTCGATGGTCGAGGACGGCACCATCGACTGGGGCATGGGCGAGACCCTCGCGATCGGCTCCCTCCTGCTGGAGGGCGTCCCGGTCCGCCTGGCGGGCCAGGACTCGCAGCGCGGTACGTTCGGCCAGCGCCACGCGGTCATCATCGACCGCAGCACCGGCGAGGAGTACACGCCGCTGCAGTATCTCTCCGAGGACCAGGCGCGGCTGAACGTCTACAACTCCCTCCTCTCCGAGTACGCGGCGATGGGCTTCGAGTACGGCTACTCGCTGGCCCGCCCCGAGGCGCTCGTGATGTGGGAGGCGCAGTTCGGCGACTTCGTCAACGGCGCCCAGACGGTCGTGGACGAGTTCATCTCGTCGGCCGAGCAGAAGTGGGCCCAGACGTCCGGCGTCGTCCTGCTCCTGCCGCACGGCTACGAGGGCCAGGGCCCCGACCACTCCTCGGCCCGCCCGGAGCGCTTCCTCCAGATGTGCGCCCAGAACAACATGACGGTCGCCATGCCGACGTCGCCGTCGAACTACTTCCACCTCCTGCGGTGGCAGTCGCACAACCCGCACCACAAGCCGCTGGTGGTCTTCACGCCGAAGTCGATGCTGCGCCTGAAGGCGGCGGCGGCGAAGGCGGAGGAGTTCACGACGGGCCAGTTCCAGCCGGTCATCGGCGACGCGTCGGTGGACCCGGCCGCGGTCAGGAAGGTCGTCTTCTGCGCGGGCAAGGTCTACTACGACCTCGAGGCCGAGCGCCAGAAGCGTGGCGTGACGGACACGGCGATCATCCGCATCGAGCGCCTGTACCCGCTGCCGGGTACCGAGCTCCAGGCGGAGATCAAGAAGTACCCGAACGCCGAGAAGTACCTGTGGGCCCAGGAGGAGCCGGCGAACCAGGGTGCCTGGCCGTTCATCGCGCTCAACCTGATCGACCACCTGGACCTCGCGGTCGGCGCGGACGTCCCGCACGGCGAGCGGCTGCGGCGCATCTCGCGCCCGCACGGCTCGTCCCCGGCGGTGGGTTCCGCGAAGCGGCACCAGGCGGAGCAGGAGCAGCTGGTGCGTGAGGTGTTCGAGGCGTAA